One region of Eulemur rufifrons isolate Redbay chromosome 1, OSU_ERuf_1, whole genome shotgun sequence genomic DNA includes:
- the GPR55 gene encoding G-protein coupled receptor 55, with the protein MNQPDTSGNCSFSDVDKLMRTLQLAVHTPTFLLGLLLNLLAIRSFSTFLKKRWPDYAATSIYMINLAVFDLLLVLSLPFKMALSQVRPPFPSLCTLVECLYFISMYGSVFTICFISLDRFLAIQYPLLVSRLRSPGKIFGICCTIWALVWAGSVPIYSFHGTVEKYTCFHNMSDGTWSAKVFFPLQVFGFLLPMGIMGFCSSRSIHILLRRRDRTQDWVQQRACIWTIAASLAVFVVSFLPVHLGFFLQFLVRNGFIVECRAKQSISLFLQLSMCFSNINCCLDVFCYYFVIKEFRMDIMAHRPSRVQLVLQDTTISRG; encoded by the coding sequence ATGAACCAGCCCGACACAAGCGGGAACTGCTCGTTCAGCGACGTGGACAAGCTGATGAGGACCCTGCAGCTGGCCGTCCACACCCCCACGTTCCTCCTGGGCCTGCTCCTCAACCTGCTGGCCATCCGCAGCTTCAGCACCTTCCTGAAGAAGAGGTGGCCCGATTACGCCGCCACCTCCATCTACATGATCAACCTGGCGGTCTTTGACCTGCTCTTGGTGCTCTCCCTCCCGTTCAAGATGGCCCTGTCCCAGGTGCGGccgcccttcccttccctttgcaCGCTGGTGGAGTGCCTCTACTTCATCAGCATGTACGGGAGCGTCTTCACCATCTGCTTCATCAGCCTCGACAGGTTCCTGGCCATCCAGTACCCGCTCCTGGTCAGCCGCCTCCGGTCCCCGGGCAAGATCTTTGGGATCTGCTGCACCATCTGGGCCCTGGTGTGGGCTGGGAGCGTCCCCATCTACAGCTTCCATGGGACAGTGGAAAAGTACACATGCTTCCACAACATGTCCGATGGCACCTGGAGTGCCAAGGTCTTTTTCCCCCTCCAGGTGTTTGGCTTCCTCCTTCCCATGGGCATCATGGGCTTCTGCTCCTCCAGGAGCATCCACATCCTGCTGCGCCGCCGGGACCGCACCCAGGACTGGGTGCAGCAGAGAGCCTGCATCTGGACCATAGCAGCCAGTCTGGCTGTCTTCGTGGTCTCCTTCCTCCCAGTCCACCTGGGCTTCTTCCTGCAGTTCCTGGTGAGGAACGGCTTCATCGTGGAGTGCAGAGCCAAGCAGAGCATCAGTTTGTTCTTGCAGCTGTCCATGTGTTTCTCCAACATCAACTGCTGCTTGGATGTCTTCTGCTACTACTTTGTCATCAAAGAATTCCGCATGGACATCATGGCCCACCGGCCTTCCAGGGTCCAGCTGGTCCTCCAGGACACCACGATCAGCCGGGGCTAA